From Anopheles funestus chromosome 3RL, idAnoFuneDA-416_04, whole genome shotgun sequence, a single genomic window includes:
- the LOC125770283 gene encoding chondroitin proteoglycan 1-like, translating to MKAIIALCIIAGVSAQYEYNSGFEIGIPQNYYANQQYNGQYSNGQYNNGQYNNGQYNNGQYTAPTKTIPDARCPRIDDPMRPVHLPYAGHCNQFLKCTGGLGFVMDCPAGLDFSARSNRCEYPAVAQCRT from the exons ATGAAAG CCATCATCGCCTTGTGCATCATTGCTGGAGTTTCGGCCCAGTACGAGTATAACAGCGGTTTCGAAATTGGCATTCCGCAAAACTACTACGCCAACCAGCAGTACAATGGACAGTACAGCAATGGTCAGTACAACAACGGCCAGTACAACAACGGCCAGTATAACAACGGCCAATACACTGCACCGACCAAGACAATCCCTGACGCTCGTTGCCCACGTATCGATGATCCGATGCGCCCGGTCCATCTGCCGTACGCCGGCCACTGTAACCAGTTCCTGAAGTGTACCGGAGGCCTGGGCTTCGTCATGGACTGCCCGGCCGGACTCGACTTCAGTGCTCGCTCGAACCGTTGCGAGTATCCTGCAGTCGCTCAGTGCCGCACCTAA